In Acropora muricata isolate sample 2 unplaced genomic scaffold, ASM3666990v1 scaffold_749, whole genome shotgun sequence, one genomic interval encodes:
- the LOC136907549 gene encoding uncharacterized protein, translating to MTPLLQILSLFLCADTAFSEVNANFDRCKQEFFYKGKPPFVNYPGPDLTEKSICQKYENNYYFATLYSVEYRIPLYSAYNLPLGTCQGEQPKRKDNWFIEPQLLDNGGGESPNMHTTGSRREEFKRNQAINMDYRNTGFDRGHLNPNFYHCDEARTATFTLTNAVPQNACFNELMWYALENESKKIMKSMCNFAGATRFFVTGTIPSRKRIPNIEHDLEADSSRDYNRVSVPSHMWTAACCDSSAASQPAITQKGFSFGYLGENKADGSVEVLSIRELENAISAIPAEAAGQERSIRIFVDDYCNEDSDNSKEALAKIGAVVDKSNLNNQDTLGQTTLYKLPPKKRYLSSREFKSVKDLGSNVLSDFILGVALPAGTSPVVKYRDTLKSSSDVTVIMTGFNSRKRKRESSQRKKEFDETSADDTSTAEDTYMFAPEQNAMINMTVSGDYCRLDHKCDYHDGRRYRWCKTASSWDYCCLNDCLSANYQEAVPTCDVGKGIIKTCSIRYSIVTVKGGRCRQDHECALRGQSFYWCYTDFNDNWEYCCQPWHRCDNYNGEPSGWCYVGSSLRTDRRSCYY from the exons ATGACGCCTCTGCTGCAGATTCTGTCGCTTTTCCTCTGTGCGGATACAGCGTTTTCTGAAGTGAATGCTAACTTCGACAGGTGCAAACAAGAATTCTTTTACAAGGGAAAACCGCCTTTTGTAAATTATCCTGGCCCAGATTTGACGGAAAAATCGATTTGCCAAAAGTATGAGAACAACTACTACTTCGCTACACTCTACAGCGTGGAGTACCGCATCCCTCTTTATTCCGCCTACAATTTACCGCTTGGAACTTGCCAAGGTGAACAACCGAAAAGGAAAGATAATTGGTTTATTGAGCCACAG TTGCTTGACAATGGCGGAGGGGAATCTCCTAATATGCATACAACAGGATCTCGAAGGGAAGAATTTAAACGAAACCAGGCGATCAATATGGATTACCGCAATACTGGCTTCGACAGAGGTCACCTGAATCCCAACTTCTACCATTGCGACGAAGCACGAACTGCGACCTTCACCTTGACCAACGCCGTGCCACAGAATGCTTGCTTCAATGAACTGATGTGGTATGCATTGGAAAACGAATCCAAAAAGATCATGAAAAGCATGTGTAACTTTGCTGGGGCCACGCGTTTTTTTGTTACTGGAACAATACCTAGCAGAAAGAGGATTCCAAACATAGAACACGACTTGGAGGCAGACAGCAGTAGAGATTACAATCGAGTTAGTGTCCCTTCTCATATGTGGACGGCTGCTTGCTGTGACTCTTCTGCGGCATCACAGCCAGCTATAACACAAAAGGGTTTCTCATTTGGTTATCTGGGAGAAAACAAAGCAGATGGGTCCGTTGAGGTATTGAGTATAAGAGAATTAGAAAACGCCATTTCGGCCATTCCTGCCGAAGCAGCAGGACAAGAAAGAAGTATCCGGATTTTTGTCGATGACTACTGTAATGAGGACTCAGATAATTCCAAAGAAGCTCTTGCAAAAATTGGGGCAGTCGTTGACAAGAGCAATCTCAATAATCAGGATACGTTAGGTCAGACAACGCTATATAAGTTACCCCCTAAGAAGAGATATCTTAGCAGCCGTGAATTCAAAAGCGTCAAGGACTTGGGTAGCAATGTTTTGTCCGACTTCATTCTCGGCGTTGCGCTTCCAGCGGGCACATCTCCGGTCGTCAAGTATCGAGATACACTTAAATCGTCGTCTGATGTCACAGTGATCATGACTGGCTtcaattcaagaaaaagaaaaagagaaagctcccagagaaaaaaagaattcgATGAAACATCAGCAGATGACACTTCAACTGCCGAAGACACATACATGTTTGCCCCCGAGCAGAATGCCATGATAAATATGACTGTGAGTGGAGACTACTGTCGACTGGATCACAAGTGCGATTACCACGATGGTAGAAGATACAGATGGTGTAAAACGGCTTCGAGTTGGGACTATTGCTGCCTTAATGATTGCCTTTCCGCAAATTACCAAGAAGCTGTCCCAACATGCGATGTGGGAAAAGGAATAATCAAAACCTGTTCCATTAGATATTCAATCGTAACTGTGAAAGGAGGTCGTTGCCGTCAAGACCATGAGTGTGCCCTGCGCGGGCAAAGCTTTTACTGGTGCTACACGGATTTCAACGACAATTGGGAGTACTGCTGCCAGCCATGGCATCGGTGCGACAACTATAACGGGGAGCCGTCCGGTTGGTGCTACGTTGGTTCTTCGCTCAGGACTGATCGGCGATCCTGTTACTATTAG